One Deinococcus sp. LM3 genomic region harbors:
- a CDS encoding metallophosphoesterase family protein, with protein sequence MRVAVISDVHGNAFALEAVLRDIRAAAPDLTVNLGDQVEGSADPARALSMQAELAASGALEVRGNNEEKLWPGGRRSPLSQSYGAWLTANTDPALLARVAALPLTARAGELLAFHGTPDSAWDSLLWVWDPAGYYRARDPRSLLALVQPLDAAVVVCGHTHRPGATRVADTLVVNAGAVSDQVDGDPRARWTQLDRVNGHWTVTFHATEYDIEAAVAWAATHTPFGNGEGSLLRTGTMDARGDGVWEGPARAGDVP encoded by the coding sequence ATGAGGGTCGCGGTGATCAGTGACGTGCACGGGAACGCCTTCGCGCTGGAGGCCGTGCTGCGGGACATCCGGGCCGCCGCGCCGGACCTGACCGTGAACCTGGGCGATCAGGTCGAGGGCAGCGCCGACCCAGCCCGCGCCCTGAGCATGCAGGCGGAACTGGCAGCAAGCGGGGCGCTGGAAGTGCGGGGCAACAACGAGGAGAAACTCTGGCCGGGCGGCCGCCGCTCGCCGCTCTCGCAGTCATACGGCGCGTGGCTGACGGCGAACACCGACCCGGCCCTGCTGGCGCGCGTGGCCGCCCTGCCGCTGACCGCGCGCGCCGGGGAGCTGCTGGCCTTTCACGGCACCCCAGACAGCGCCTGGGACAGCCTGCTGTGGGTGTGGGACCCGGCCGGGTACTACCGCGCCCGCGACCCCCGCAGTCTGCTGGCGCTGGTGCAGCCGCTGGACGCCGCCGTGGTCGTGTGCGGCCACACCCACCGGCCCGGCGCGACCCGCGTGGCCGACACGCTGGTCGTGAACGCCGGGGCGGTCAGCGATCAGGTGGACGGCGACCCCCGCGCCCGCTGGACGCAACTGGACCGCGTGAACGGCCACTGGACCGTCACCTTCCACGCCACGGAGTACGACATCGAGGCGGCGGTCGCCTGGGCCGCCACCCACACACCGTTCGGGAACGGGGAGGGCAGCCTGCTGCGTACCGGCACGATGGACGCGCGCGGCGACGGCGTGTGGGAAGGGCCGGCCCGCGCAGGGGACGTTCCGTAG
- the treZ gene encoding malto-oligosyltrehalose trehalohydrolase: protein MSDSEYAARRDSPQDQVRSRLGAHLLPGGQETRFRVWSTRAAQVAVRVNGERHQMEALPGGYFELVLPVGAGSRYLFELDGQPTPDPYALFLPDGVHGEAEVVDLGTYQWQHTNWNGLPLPECAFYELHVGTFTPEGTLRAAQERLPYLRDLGVTAVQLMPLAAFPGGRGWGYDGVAMYAPFAPYGRPEDLMAFVDAAHGLGLAVFLDVVYNHFGPDGNYLLSYSPSYFTDRFHTAWGQGLDYAEEHMRRYVTGNARLWLQEYRIDGLRLDATAAMQDDSELHILRELAREVHALGGRHVLLAEDHRNEPSLVTEDGLDGIWVDDFHHEVRVTLTGEQEGYYGGFRGGAAELANVINRGWQYEGQFWNVTGEEHQRGQPADALEAPSFVYCIQNHDQVGNRALGDRLHQMDGVTLAEYRGAGTLLLTLPMTPLIFQGQEWAAGTPFPFFSDHHGELGQLVSEGRRREFAYFSSFDGENIPDPQAEETFLSAKLDWSEPERGEHARTLALYRRLLHLRRHDPVLCQRSRQFLSAGSREDGQVLWVQWRTPQGQRTLVWNLGSQPLDSLGGLPVTPGAPVMLRSEDPDGSPLGARPLVPGEALLLGDPA, encoded by the coding sequence ATGAGTGACTCGGAATACGCGGCCCGTCGGGACAGTCCGCAGGATCAGGTGAGGTCGAGGCTGGGAGCGCACCTGCTGCCCGGCGGTCAGGAGACACGCTTCCGGGTGTGGAGTACCCGCGCCGCTCAGGTGGCGGTGCGCGTGAACGGCGAACGACACCAGATGGAAGCGCTTCCCGGCGGGTACTTCGAGCTGGTGTTGCCGGTCGGGGCGGGCAGCCGCTACCTGTTCGAACTGGACGGTCAGCCCACCCCGGACCCGTATGCGCTGTTCCTGCCGGACGGGGTGCACGGCGAGGCCGAGGTCGTGGACCTGGGAACGTATCAGTGGCAGCACACCAACTGGAACGGCCTGCCGCTGCCCGAGTGCGCGTTCTACGAGCTGCACGTGGGGACCTTCACGCCAGAGGGCACGCTGCGGGCCGCGCAGGAGCGGCTGCCGTACCTGCGGGACCTGGGCGTGACGGCCGTGCAGCTGATGCCGCTGGCGGCCTTCCCCGGCGGGCGCGGCTGGGGGTACGACGGCGTGGCGATGTACGCGCCGTTCGCGCCGTACGGCCGCCCCGAGGACCTGATGGCCTTCGTGGACGCCGCGCACGGGCTGGGGCTGGCCGTGTTTCTGGACGTCGTGTACAACCATTTCGGGCCGGACGGGAATTACCTGCTGTCGTACAGCCCGTCGTACTTCACGGACCGCTTCCATACCGCGTGGGGGCAGGGGCTGGACTACGCCGAGGAACACATGCGGCGCTATGTCACCGGGAACGCCCGGTTGTGGTTGCAGGAGTACCGCATCGACGGCCTGCGGCTGGACGCGACGGCCGCCATGCAGGACGACAGCGAGCTGCACATCCTGCGGGAACTGGCGCGCGAGGTTCACGCGCTGGGCGGCCGTCACGTCCTGCTGGCCGAGGATCACCGCAACGAGCCGTCGCTGGTCACCGAGGACGGCCTGGACGGCATCTGGGTCGATGATTTTCATCATGAGGTGCGCGTGACCCTGACCGGCGAGCAGGAAGGCTACTACGGGGGGTTCCGGGGCGGCGCGGCCGAACTGGCCAATGTGATCAACCGCGGCTGGCAGTACGAGGGGCAGTTCTGGAACGTGACGGGCGAGGAGCACCAGCGGGGCCAGCCGGCCGACGCGCTCGAGGCGCCGAGTTTCGTGTACTGCATCCAGAACCACGATCAGGTCGGGAACCGGGCGCTGGGGGACCGGCTGCACCAGATGGACGGCGTGACCCTCGCCGAGTACCGGGGGGCGGGCACGCTGCTGCTGACGCTGCCCATGACGCCGCTGATCTTCCAGGGCCAGGAGTGGGCGGCCGGGACACCCTTCCCGTTCTTCAGCGATCATCACGGCGAGCTGGGGCAGCTGGTCAGCGAGGGCCGCCGCCGCGAGTTCGCGTACTTCTCCAGCTTCGACGGTGAGAACATCCCGGACCCGCAGGCGGAGGAAACGTTCCTGAGCGCGAAACTCGACTGGTCCGAACCGGAGCGCGGCGAGCACGCGCGCACGCTCGCGTTGTACCGCCGTCTGCTGCACCTGCGGCGGCATGATCCGGTGCTGTGCCAGCGGTCCCGGCAGTTCCTGTCGGCCGGCAGCCGCGAGGACGGTCAGGTGCTGTGGGTGCAGTGGCGGACGCCGCAGGGCCAGCGGACGCTGGTGTGGAACCTGGGTTCGCAGCCGCTGGACAGCTTGGGCGGACTGCCGGTCACGCCCGGCGCGCCGGTCATGCTGCGCTCGGAGGACCCGGACGGCTCACCGCTGGGCGCGCGGCCGCTGGTGCCGGGCGAGGCGCTGCTGCTGGGAGACCCGGCGTGA
- a CDS encoding Bax inhibitor-1/YccA family protein: MQTYPSTQSRTTDIVRTFMARTYSWMAAGLALTAGIAWLTASNEVLALQVLNLRMPLIIAQLALVFVLSLGAQRLPSALAGVLFIVYAALTGLTFSSILLAYDASAVTAAFATTAGTFGLMSVAGFVIKKDLSAMGRFFMFAVIGLFVAMIVNLFVASSALTLGISVVGVLLFAGLTAYDTQMLRNLALSGVQGEQAERAAINGALALYLDFINMFLFILRLFGIGGGSRD; this comes from the coding sequence ATGCAGACTTATCCTTCCACCCAGTCAAGAACCACGGACATCGTCCGGACGTTCATGGCCCGCACGTATTCATGGATGGCGGCCGGTCTGGCCCTCACGGCCGGCATCGCGTGGCTGACCGCCAGCAACGAGGTCCTCGCCCTGCAGGTCCTGAATCTGCGCATGCCGCTGATCATCGCGCAGCTGGCCCTGGTGTTCGTCCTGAGCCTCGGCGCGCAGCGGCTTCCCAGCGCCCTGGCCGGGGTGCTGTTCATCGTGTACGCCGCCCTGACCGGCCTGACCTTCTCCTCGATCCTGCTGGCCTATGACGCGAGCGCCGTGACGGCCGCGTTCGCCACGACCGCCGGCACCTTCGGCCTGATGAGCGTGGCCGGCTTCGTGATCAAGAAGGACCTGAGCGCCATGGGCCGCTTCTTCATGTTCGCGGTGATCGGCCTGTTCGTCGCCATGATCGTGAATCTGTTCGTGGCGAGCAGCGCCCTGACGCTGGGCATCTCCGTCGTGGGCGTGCTGCTGTTCGCGGGCCTGACCGCCTACGACACCCAGATGCTGCGCAACCTCGCCCTGAGCGGCGTGCAGGGCGAGCAGGCCGAGCGGGCCGCCATCAACGGCGCGCTGGCCCTGTACCTGGACTTCATCAACATGTTCCTGTTCATCCTGCGTCTGTTCGGCATCGGTGGCGGCAGCCGCGACTGA
- the treY gene encoding malto-oligosyltrehalose synthase encodes MSDRAVPDGFTPHLPAATYRLQLHRDFDFAAARRTLPYLKRLGVTDVYLSPIWTSTPGSTHGYDVTDHAQINPELGGLAGLRRLSARARELGLGLIVDFVPNHMGIQGGHNPYWEDVLRHGQASRYAHFFDISWQPLKRALEGRVLLPVLGDQYGRVLERGELQLERQGGVFNLRYWERALPMSPRSTAHVLAWVQEALPSGTDTATRAELASIRRSVDNLPRSTSGDLTDTDRVIRAQEVEVMTRRVQALAEASGAVRAALDATVKAVNADPARLDALVSEQNYRLAFWKVAAEEINYRRFFDINDLAALRMEDPRVFAWAHATLFELLREGLVQGVRLDHTDGLFDPAGYFQSLQAGAANALGLDPVAALRDGPLPLYVVAEKILEPGEVLPDAWAIHGTTGYDFLAQLNGVFVDGANEEEISAVYRRFTGDRSSYGEHLYRGKHLIQRVSLPGEVNVLAEHLERLAEADLHARDFTLSTLRAAIREVIASFPVYRTYIRADGAREPGDDAKIAHAIRDAKIQNRRAGAPLDPSVFDYLHAVLTLKAPDAGTRDAYADFTLKFQQLTGPVTAKGAEDTAFYRYARLLSLNEVGGDPSLFGTPLRSFHESVAARAAHWPQAMLAGSTHDTKRGEDTRARISVLSEIPQTWAAYLSRWSPLIRSLETELDLGRAPSTADAFVLLQNVLGAYPLDGRSDDLADRLSAYMLKAAREAKLRTSWAAPDSDYEAALDALVRGLLGDDGFMTSLRELHVRISPYGAQNGLSAALVRLSAPGVPDTYQGSEGWNQSLVDPDNRRPVDYGALNRTLGRLERGAGPALAGRLLDTFEDGSVKVLVTWAALKARAEHPELFRHGSYHAVDAGRHIVAFRREHAGQLAVTVAPRLTLTLTREERPWATAEAWGNRQITLPAGTYTNVLTGETLRVRAARTPLAKVLENFPLALLIRG; translated from the coding sequence GTGAGTGACAGGGCCGTCCCGGACGGCTTCACGCCGCACCTGCCGGCCGCCACGTACCGCCTGCAACTGCACCGCGATTTCGATTTCGCGGCGGCGCGGCGCACCCTGCCCTACCTGAAACGGCTGGGTGTGACCGACGTGTACCTGTCGCCCATCTGGACCAGCACGCCCGGCAGCACGCACGGGTACGACGTGACCGACCACGCGCAGATCAACCCGGAACTGGGCGGCCTGGCGGGGTTGCGCCGCCTGTCCGCGCGGGCGCGGGAGCTGGGCCTGGGCCTGATCGTGGATTTCGTGCCGAACCACATGGGTATCCAGGGCGGGCATAACCCCTACTGGGAGGACGTGCTGCGCCACGGGCAGGCCAGCCGGTACGCGCATTTCTTCGACATCTCGTGGCAGCCGCTGAAACGCGCGCTGGAGGGCCGGGTGCTGCTGCCGGTGCTGGGCGACCAGTACGGCCGGGTGCTGGAACGCGGCGAACTGCAACTGGAACGCCAGGGCGGCGTGTTCAACCTGCGGTACTGGGAGCGGGCGCTGCCGATGTCGCCGCGTTCCACGGCGCATGTCCTGGCGTGGGTGCAGGAGGCGCTGCCGTCCGGGACGGACACGGCCACCCGCGCGGAACTGGCGAGTATCCGCCGCAGCGTGGACAACCTGCCGCGCAGCACGTCCGGCGACCTGACCGACACGGACCGCGTGATCCGCGCGCAGGAGGTCGAGGTCATGACCCGGCGCGTGCAGGCGCTGGCCGAGGCGTCGGGCGCGGTGCGCGCCGCGCTGGACGCGACCGTGAAGGCCGTGAACGCCGATCCCGCCCGCCTGGACGCGCTGGTGAGCGAGCAGAACTACCGACTGGCGTTCTGGAAGGTCGCGGCCGAGGAGATCAACTACCGCCGGTTCTTCGACATCAACGACCTCGCGGCGCTGCGCATGGAGGACCCGCGCGTGTTCGCCTGGGCGCACGCCACGCTGTTCGAACTGCTGCGCGAGGGTCTGGTGCAGGGCGTGCGGCTGGACCACACCGACGGCCTGTTCGACCCGGCCGGGTACTTCCAGTCGCTGCAGGCCGGGGCCGCGAACGCGCTGGGCCTGGACCCGGTCGCGGCGCTGCGGGACGGGCCGCTGCCGCTGTACGTGGTGGCCGAGAAGATCCTGGAGCCCGGCGAGGTCCTGCCGGACGCCTGGGCGATTCACGGCACGACCGGGTACGACTTCCTGGCGCAGCTGAACGGCGTGTTCGTGGACGGCGCGAACGAGGAGGAGATCAGCGCCGTGTACCGCCGCTTCACCGGGGACCGCTCCTCGTACGGCGAGCACCTGTACCGGGGCAAGCATCTGATCCAGCGGGTCAGTCTGCCGGGCGAGGTGAACGTGCTGGCCGAACACCTGGAGCGGCTGGCCGAGGCGGACCTGCACGCGCGGGATTTCACGCTGAGTACGCTGCGCGCCGCGATCCGCGAGGTCATCGCGTCGTTTCCGGTGTACCGGACGTACATCCGCGCGGATGGCGCGCGGGAACCCGGTGACGACGCGAAGATCGCGCACGCCATCCGCGACGCGAAAATCCAGAACCGCCGCGCTGGGGCGCCGCTGGATCCCAGCGTGTTCGATTACCTGCACGCGGTCCTGACCCTGAAGGCCCCGGATGCGGGCACGCGGGACGCGTACGCGGACTTCACGCTGAAATTCCAGCAGCTGACCGGCCCCGTCACGGCCAAGGGCGCCGAGGACACCGCCTTCTACCGCTACGCCCGCCTCCTGTCCCTGAACGAGGTGGGCGGCGACCCGTCCCTGTTCGGCACGCCGCTGCGGTCCTTCCACGAGTCGGTCGCGGCGCGCGCCGCGCACTGGCCGCAGGCGATGCTGGCCGGCAGCACGCACGACACCAAACGCGGCGAGGACACCCGCGCGCGGATCAGTGTGCTGTCTGAAATTCCGCAGACCTGGGCGGCGTACCTGAGCCGCTGGTCCCCGCTGATCCGGTCACTGGAGACCGAACTGGACCTGGGCCGCGCGCCCAGCACCGCCGACGCCTTCGTGCTGCTGCAGAACGTGCTGGGCGCGTACCCGCTCGACGGCCGCAGCGACGACCTCGCCGACCGCCTGAGCGCGTACATGCTCAAGGCGGCGCGCGAGGCGAAGCTGCGGACCAGCTGGGCCGCGCCGGACAGCGATTACGAGGCGGCGCTGGACGCCCTGGTGCGCGGCCTGCTGGGCGACGACGGCTTCATGACCTCGCTGCGGGAACTGCATGTCCGGATCAGTCCCTATGGCGCGCAGAACGGCCTGAGCGCCGCGCTGGTGCGCCTGAGCGCGCCGGGCGTGCCGGACACCTACCAGGGCAGCGAGGGCTGGAACCAGAGTCTGGTGGACCCCGACAACCGCCGCCCCGTGGATTACGGCGCGCTGAACCGCACGCTGGGCCGCCTGGAACGTGGTGCGGGCCCCGCGCTGGCCGGGCGGCTGCTGGACACCTTCGAGGACGGTAGCGTGAAGGTCCTGGTCACCTGGGCGGCCCTGAAGGCCCGCGCCGAACACCCGGAACTGTTCCGGCACGGCTCGTACCACGCCGTGGATGCCGGGCGGCACATCGTGGCGTTCCGCCGCGAACACGCCGGGCAACTGGCCGTGACGGTCGCGCCGCGCCTGACCCTGACCCTCACCCGTGAGGAGCGGCCCTGGGCGACCGCCGAGGCGTGGGGGAACCGGCAGATCACCCTGCCGGCCGGAACGTACACCAACGTCCTGACCGGCGAAACACTGCGTGTCCGGGCGGCCCGCACGCCCCTGGCGAAGGTGCTGGAGAACTTCCCACTGGCCCTGCTGATCCGGGGGTAG
- the rnr gene encoding ribonuclease R, which produces MPKPKKTETAPAPQSADAGATKKVQRKQKQRPDVTATQPEADATIPTTSQPDAPAATGASRAARKPAGARRRDSSGAQPRPEASALAETPRKTARKATPNRTAADPAAPTPSVTAPAGKAAPTRRKSAPRKATAQQTADPVAADLPAEAAAAETPVKRSRGKRAALQATTPEAPAPEAVSADVPAPQEPAELEASTPAKAKGRRTPARRGATLPTEPAPAEPALAEPAPTEPAVAEQLTPDAPAKPRRGRKPRAETAAPEVAGPEVTVPESAAPEATVPEMTVPDDQPVVDAPAPRRGRGRRAATADVPAAASGAVATEAPAEAPTAAEVTAPVEAVAPARRGRKPRASVAPAAAADVDAAALSPTPEPVQLNPVQPDPVALDPAADPVILEVPKKRGGRGGRAPLAADQALPDVLSGVEAIGEPGAPDTGAVPADAPAKPARRGRKPRVQAAAPELADTAADTPVSHEASASDVTHVPQAGPLPAAEQAGSDDAEHEGASDEADEGTGMLEANPARDIVVAQLRKLGRPVHVKDLERTFTRQTIRRLGNWRDLTDLLESLVEQGQVIRTRKKTYGLPEAMSLIRGRFQASAAGFGFVIPDSGGDDYYVPAEQTMEAWNGDIVLVRMEGRGDGGRGGGPRRGQKGDGNPRASVVRIVQRAYRQLVGTLEFHHGHPILKPDDHRARHRILVLPDGLGELEAGARVVTELFWPENTGEDEVFGQVTRVLGAEDDPVTETEAVIVKFGLRGEFPPEVEEQANAIPTQIPEEALVGRLDLREFNIFTVDGRDAKDFDDAIHIQPTPEGTFVVGIHIADVSHYVTEGTPLDEEAYARATSVYLPGRVLPMLPEHLSNGVCSLVPYEDRLTMTAMVELSAEGEILKVQIAPSVINSKARLTYDEVQAYSEATAPLPEQARQLEGDLHLLLKITTKLRQKRLREGSLDFKLREVKVDVGTDGRMELIPIREETARGMIEDLMLLANKVVAHELLQREIPALFRIHEEPTLQRFQDVTNAIGRLGFSFPGGEPTPQAYQAVLKQVRGTPRESVVNTLLLRSMQQAKYAGENLGHFGLAFDEYLHFTSPIRRYPDLLVHRVLKGMLSGELKAGNREVAKLQGRLPAMGDHTSDRERTASEAERDLTKYYQAKWAQEHLGESFTGNVSGVVASGLFVALDNGVEGKLHISNLDDDYYAFIEDAQMLRGRSRGRSYRLGDPVHVTINTVNPLARQTDFTLADPTSPDYRPGDIHQETDMDSPVKPRARRREDREQEKREKLQSVPVSEPKKFTLEDPSQQPALSAAPDRGGRGRGRDGGREGGGREGRAPGRTFGGVSMGGRARRVITLERPRNEHLRPVNITVQRMYFGDWTLENMPPEEGQGGRSGGRPPGRGERAGERGAGGGRGFTRGGSDRGAVQRVNGRQGPQGGRGAQNTQRESVTAQVPETAAATGNADDAKRRRRRRGRRGNGSGTPQG; this is translated from the coding sequence ATGCCGAAACCGAAGAAAACGGAAACGGCGCCGGCTCCCCAGAGTGCCGACGCCGGAGCCACCAAGAAAGTGCAGCGCAAGCAGAAGCAGCGGCCGGACGTGACCGCGACCCAACCCGAGGCGGACGCCACGATCCCCACGACCAGCCAGCCGGACGCGCCCGCCGCGACCGGCGCATCCAGAGCGGCCCGGAAGCCTGCGGGCGCACGTCGCCGCGACTCCAGCGGCGCTCAACCCCGCCCGGAGGCGAGTGCATTGGCAGAAACTCCCAGAAAAACGGCCCGCAAGGCCACCCCGAACCGCACCGCCGCCGACCCCGCGGCCCCCACGCCGTCCGTCACCGCGCCCGCCGGGAAGGCCGCGCCGACCAGACGGAAATCCGCCCCCCGTAAGGCCACCGCTCAGCAGACGGCTGATCCGGTCGCTGCCGACCTGCCCGCCGAGGCTGCTGCGGCCGAAACCCCGGTCAAACGGAGTCGTGGCAAGCGCGCCGCCCTCCAGGCCACGACCCCAGAGGCACCGGCCCCAGAGGCCGTGAGCGCCGACGTTCCGGCCCCGCAGGAACCGGCCGAGCTGGAAGCCAGCACCCCCGCGAAAGCGAAGGGACGCCGGACCCCGGCCCGCAGGGGCGCGACCCTCCCGACCGAGCCCGCCCCGGCTGAGCCTGCCCTGGCTGAACCTGCCCCGACCGAGCCTGCCGTGGCCGAGCAGCTCACGCCGGACGCGCCCGCGAAACCGCGCCGGGGCCGCAAGCCGCGCGCCGAGACGGCCGCACCGGAAGTGGCCGGGCCAGAAGTGACCGTGCCAGAATCGGCCGCACCGGAAGCGACCGTGCCAGAAATGACCGTGCCGGATGACCAGCCGGTCGTGGACGCGCCCGCCCCCCGCCGGGGCCGTGGACGCCGCGCCGCGACCGCCGACGTGCCAGCCGCCGCGTCCGGGGCCGTTGCCACGGAAGCGCCGGCCGAAGCGCCCACAGCTGCCGAAGTGACCGCGCCCGTCGAGGCGGTCGCCCCGGCCCGGCGCGGCCGCAAACCCCGCGCGAGCGTGGCCCCGGCCGCTGCGGCGGATGTGGACGCGGCGGCCCTCTCCCCCACCCCGGAGCCTGTGCAACTGAACCCTGTGCAGCCGGACCCTGTGGCACTGGACCCTGCGGCCGATCCCGTGATTCTGGAAGTGCCGAAAAAGCGGGGCGGCCGTGGTGGCCGCGCGCCGCTCGCGGCGGATCAGGCGCTGCCGGACGTGCTGTCGGGCGTGGAGGCCATCGGGGAGCCGGGCGCTCCGGACACCGGGGCCGTACCGGCGGACGCTCCGGCTAAACCGGCCCGGCGTGGCCGCAAGCCGCGCGTGCAGGCAGCCGCGCCGGAACTGGCCGACACGGCGGCAGACACCCCGGTCAGTCACGAGGCCAGCGCGTCGGACGTGACCCATGTTCCCCAGGCCGGGCCGCTGCCAGCGGCTGAGCAGGCCGGGAGCGATGACGCCGAGCATGAGGGCGCCTCGGACGAGGCGGACGAAGGCACGGGCATGCTGGAAGCGAACCCGGCGCGGGACATCGTCGTGGCGCAGCTGCGCAAGCTGGGCCGCCCGGTGCACGTCAAGGACCTGGAGCGGACCTTCACGCGGCAGACCATCCGCCGCCTGGGGAACTGGCGGGACCTGACGGACCTGCTCGAATCGCTGGTCGAGCAGGGGCAGGTCATCCGCACGCGCAAGAAGACGTACGGACTGCCCGAGGCGATGAGCCTGATCCGTGGGCGTTTCCAGGCGTCGGCGGCGGGCTTCGGCTTCGTGATTCCGGACAGTGGCGGGGACGATTACTACGTCCCGGCCGAGCAGACCATGGAAGCCTGGAACGGCGACATCGTGCTGGTCCGCATGGAGGGCCGCGGCGACGGTGGCCGGGGCGGCGGGCCGCGCCGTGGGCAGAAGGGTGACGGGAACCCGCGCGCCAGCGTCGTGCGGATCGTGCAGCGCGCGTACCGTCAGCTGGTGGGCACGCTGGAATTCCATCACGGGCACCCGATCCTGAAACCCGACGATCACCGGGCGCGGCACCGCATCCTGGTGCTACCCGACGGGCTGGGCGAGCTGGAGGCCGGCGCGCGCGTCGTGACCGAGCTGTTCTGGCCGGAGAACACCGGCGAGGACGAGGTGTTCGGGCAGGTCACGCGGGTGCTGGGCGCCGAGGACGATCCCGTCACCGAGACGGAGGCCGTGATCGTGAAGTTCGGGCTGCGCGGCGAGTTCCCGCCCGAGGTCGAGGAGCAGGCGAACGCCATTCCCACGCAGATTCCCGAGGAGGCCCTGGTGGGTCGCCTGGACCTGCGGGAGTTCAACATCTTCACGGTGGACGGCCGGGACGCGAAGGATTTCGACGACGCGATCCACATCCAGCCGACCCCCGAGGGGACGTTCGTGGTCGGCATTCACATCGCGGACGTGAGCCACTACGTGACCGAGGGCACGCCGCTGGACGAAGAGGCGTACGCCCGCGCGACCAGCGTGTACCTGCCGGGGCGGGTGCTGCCCATGCTGCCCGAGCACCTGAGTAACGGCGTGTGCTCGCTGGTGCCGTACGAGGACCGCCTGACCATGACGGCCATGGTGGAACTGTCGGCCGAGGGTGAGATCCTGAAGGTGCAGATCGCGCCCAGCGTGATCAACTCCAAGGCCCGCCTGACGTACGACGAGGTGCAGGCGTACAGCGAGGCGACCGCGCCTCTGCCCGAGCAGGCCCGTCAACTCGAAGGGGACCTGCACCTGCTGCTGAAGATCACGACCAAGCTGCGCCAGAAGCGTCTGCGTGAGGGGTCGCTGGACTTCAAGCTGCGCGAGGTGAAGGTGGACGTGGGGACCGACGGCCGCATGGAACTCATCCCGATCCGCGAGGAGACGGCGCGCGGCATGATCGAGGACCTGATGCTGCTGGCGAACAAGGTCGTGGCGCACGAACTGCTGCAACGCGAGATTCCGGCGCTGTTCCGCATTCACGAGGAACCGACCCTGCAACGCTTCCAGGACGTGACGAACGCCATCGGGCGGCTGGGCTTCTCGTTCCCCGGTGGGGAACCGACGCCGCAGGCGTACCAGGCGGTCCTGAAGCAGGTGCGGGGCACGCCACGCGAGAGCGTGGTGAACACGCTGCTGCTGCGTTCCATGCAGCAGGCGAAGTACGCCGGGGAGAACCTGGGGCACTTCGGGCTGGCGTTCGACGAGTACCTGCACTTCACCAGCCCCATCCGCCGCTACCCGGACCTGCTCGTTCACCGCGTGCTCAAGGGCATGCTGAGCGGTGAACTGAAGGCCGGGAACCGCGAGGTCGCCAAGCTGCAGGGTCGCCTGCCGGCCATGGGCGACCACACCAGTGACCGCGAGCGCACGGCCAGCGAGGCCGAGCGTGACCTGACGAAGTACTACCAGGCAAAGTGGGCCCAGGAGCACCTGGGCGAGAGCTTCACCGGGAACGTGTCGGGCGTGGTGGCCAGCGGGCTGTTCGTGGCGCTGGACAACGGCGTGGAAGGTAAACTGCACATCAGTAACCTGGACGACGATTACTACGCGTTCATCGAGGACGCGCAGATGCTGCGTGGCCGCAGCCGGGGCCGCTCGTACCGTCTGGGCGACCCGGTGCACGTGACCATCAATACCGTGAACCCGCTGGCCCGCCAGACGGATTTCACGCTGGCCGACCCGACCAGCCCGGATTACCGACCGGGCGACATTCATCAGGAGACCGACATGGATTCACCCGTTAAACCGCGCGCCCGCCGCCGCGAAGACCGCGAGCAGGAAAAGCGTGAGAAGTTGCAGAGCGTTCCCGTGAGCGAACCTAAGAAGTTCACGCTGGAAGATCCCTCGCAGCAGCCGGCGCTGTCGGCCGCGCCGGACCGGGGTGGCCGTGGCCGCGGCCGTGACGGGGGCCGTGAGGGTGGTGGCCGCGAGGGCCGCGCGCCGGGCCGCACCTTCGGCGGCGTCAGCATGGGCGGGCGTGCCCGCCGGGTGATCACGCTGGAACGCCCCCGCAACGAGCACCTGCGTCCCGTGAACATCACGGTGCAGCGCATGTACTTCGGGGACTGGACGCTGGAGAACATGCCGCCCGAGGAAGGTCAGGGGGGCCGCAGCGGTGGGCGCCCGCCGGGCCGTGGTGAGCGCGCAGGCGAGCGCGGCGCCGGCGGTGGGCGCGGCTTCACGCGGGGCGGCAGCGACCGCGGCGCAGTGCAGCGCGTGAACGGCCGCCAGGGACCGCAGGGTGGGCGCGGCGCGCAGAACACCCAGCGCGAGTCCGTCACGGCGCAGGTGCCGGAAACGGCCGCCGCGACCGGCAACGCGGACGACGCCAAACGCCGCCGCCGCCGCCGGGGCCGGCGCGGCAACGGCAGCGGCACGCCGCAGGGCTGA